The Macaca nemestrina isolate mMacNem1 chromosome 6, mMacNem.hap1, whole genome shotgun sequence genome window below encodes:
- the LOC139363945 gene encoding small ubiquitin-related modifier 1-like, giving the protein MSDQEAKPSTEDLGDKKETKYIKLKVIRQDSSEIHFKEKMTTHLKKLKELYCQRQSVPMNLLRFLFESQRSADNHISKELGMEEEDMIEAYQEPTFNTANLNSNVHYPLLFVFIVLTFGDQAQPPAYCHLLLKNYFKKEEEYQVEVKTTEKLHQVVYILLYTGYYS; this is encoded by the exons ATGTCTGACCAGGAGGCAAAACCTTCAACTGAGGACTTGGGGGataagaaggaaacaaaatacattaaactCAAAGTCATTAGACAGGATAGCAGTGAGATTCACTTCAAAGAGAAAATGACAACACATCTCAAGAAACTCAAAGAATTATACTGTCAAAGACAGAGCGTTCCAATGAATTTACTCAGGTTTCTCTTTGAAAGTCAGAGAAGCGCTGATAATCATATTTCGAAAGAACTGGGAATGGAGGAAGAAGACATGATTGAAGCCTATCAGGAACCAACATTCAACA CTGCTAATTTGAATTCTAATGTTCATTATCcattattgtttgttttcattgtgcTGACTTTTGGTGATCAAGCCCAGCCCCCTGCGTATTGCCATCTCCTTTTGAAAAA CTACTTCAAGAAAGAAGAGGAATATCAGGTTGAAGTCAAGACAACAGAAAAG